DNA from Kitasatospora viridis:
CAGCGCTCGCCCAACTGCCGGACGGGGTCCGGGTGATCCACTCCGACGCTGACGAGGCGATCGTGCGCGCCGACCCCTCGCTGCTCGTCGATGGGCCCTGGCAGCCGGTCGCCGCCGACCTCCCCGAGGTGGTGCTCGCCTACCTCACAGCAGCCGCGTCTGACGACGGGACAGCTGCCGGGTCCGCCTACGGGCGGGCCACGACAGCCGCCGCCATCACCACCACCGCCACCGGGGCCACGGCCCGGACCACTACCTCGAAGGGGGCCACCCGATGATCTGGCTGACGTGGCGTCAGTTCCGCGCACAGGCACTGATCGGCCTGGCCGCCCTGCTGCTGGTCGCCGGCTACCTGGCTTGGCTGGGGATCCAGGTGCACGACGACTACCGGGACACCTTGGCCCACTGCGCCGACCGGGCCTCCTGCGCCGGCCCACTCGGCGCCCTCGCCAACCGCTACGGCACGGCGGTGGACCTGCTCGGCTACCTGCTGCTGCTCGTGCCGGGCCTGTTGGGGGTGTTCTGGGGCGCACCGCTGGTACCCCGCGAACTGGAGGCCGGGACCCAGCGGCTGGTCTGGAACCAGAGCGTCACCCGGCGGCGCTGGCTGGCCGTCAAGCTCGCCGTGCCGGGTGCCCTGGCGGTGGCCGTCACCGGCGCCTACAGCCTGCTGCTGAGCTGGGCCACCGGGCCGGTCACCGGGATCCTCAGCGACCGTTTCGAACCGGTGCTGTTCGCCTCCCGGAACCTCGCACCACTGGGCTACGCGGCGTTCGCCTTCGTCCTCGGGACTGCCTGCGGTCTCCTGCTGCGGCGCACCGTGCCGGCGATGGCGGCCACCCTGGTGGCCTTCGCGGTGCTCCAGGTGCTGGTTCCGACCGTGCTGCGCCCGCACTACCAGGCCCCGGTGCGCGCCTCGGTGCCGCTGACCGCACCGCTGATCGGTGGCCTGTC
Protein-coding regions in this window:
- a CDS encoding ABC transporter permease subunit; translation: MIWLTWRQFRAQALIGLAALLLVAGYLAWLGIQVHDDYRDTLAHCADRASCAGPLGALANRYGTAVDLLGYLLLLVPGLLGVFWGAPLVPRELEAGTQRLVWNQSVTRRRWLAVKLAVPGALAVAVTGAYSLLLSWATGPVTGILSDRFEPVLFASRNLAPLGYAAFAFVLGTACGLLLRRTVPAMAATLVAFAVLQVLVPTVLRPHYQAPVRASVPLTAPLIGGLSMIGTYGDIAGLRVPGGPWVVSTSAILGPDGHEVGHTSWFQNCMNNSSMADLPACLAQGNVHVDITEQPADRYWGFQWTETSIFTALAALLALASFRLIGRRSI